A portion of the Pseudomonadota bacterium genome contains these proteins:
- a CDS encoding amino acid ABC transporter substrate-binding protein, producing MTERKIADLQAIESTGAVDRRQLLTLAAGLGAGSLILSHQALAQAGAEDTYERIKRTGAFNLGAREATPPYGFKDKAGTYVGFATDMARAVHANLQKELGVPIKLNYIPVTSQTRIPLLQNGTIDMEAGATTVTRARRTVVEFPVAHFVTATALLVATDGPIHKVEDLGGKRVGIPLGGVSDPLFRGLNQSGRIKPACTIVGFPDHPQAFTALETGSIEAYAVEGPIGYGLRSKSTQPAKWRVFDANVDSFLQAFPIRPDSPKFKRVVDLTLVNLFASGEWGKLYDTYFGPKSDAPLPMTDALRTLEIFNSWPEQ from the coding sequence ATGACGGAACGTAAAATTGCTGATTTGCAAGCCATAGAATCGACCGGTGCCGTCGATAGGCGGCAGCTCCTGACCCTTGCTGCGGGCCTGGGTGCGGGATCTCTGATCTTGTCGCATCAGGCCCTGGCGCAGGCCGGCGCCGAGGACACATACGAACGCATCAAGCGGACCGGCGCATTCAATCTCGGCGCTCGCGAGGCAACGCCTCCTTACGGATTCAAGGACAAGGCCGGCACCTATGTCGGCTTTGCGACCGACATGGCGCGGGCGGTGCACGCCAATCTGCAAAAAGAGCTCGGTGTCCCGATAAAGCTCAATTACATACCGGTTACCAGCCAGACCAGGATTCCGCTCCTGCAAAATGGCACCATCGACATGGAGGCCGGTGCCACGACGGTGACACGGGCCCGCCGCACGGTCGTCGAGTTCCCGGTCGCGCATTTCGTGACCGCGACCGCCCTGCTTGTCGCCACGGATGGCCCAATCCACAAGGTTGAAGATCTTGGCGGCAAGCGCGTCGGCATCCCGCTGGGTGGCGTGAGCGATCCGTTGTTCCGGGGTCTCAATCAAAGCGGCCGTATCAAGCCGGCGTGCACGATTGTCGGCTTCCCCGATCATCCCCAAGCCTTCACCGCGCTCGAAACCGGATCGATCGAGGCCTATGCCGTGGAAGGACCGATTGGCTACGGACTTCGCAGCAAATCGACCCAGCCGGCGAAGTGGCGTGTCTTCGACGCCAACGTCGACAGCTTCCTGCAGGCGTTTCCCATCCGTCCGGACAGTCCGAAGTTCAAGCGCGTGGTCGATCTCACCCTCGTCAACCTCTTTGCGTCCGGCGAGTGGGGCAAGCTCTATGACACCTATTTCGGACCGAAGAGCGACGCACCCCTGCCCATGACGGACGCTCTTCGAACCCTGGAAATATTCAACTCCTGGCCGGAGCAGTAG
- a CDS encoding amino acid ABC transporter permease, producing the protein MQIEFDWSVLWRAPYGDWVASAILTTIELSLVSWVIALFLGTIIGILRASPHRPMRMLATAHVEVFRNIPLLVQLFFAYYVLPRLLPMELRRELFDLGWEMGSAILTLSLYSSAKIAEHVRAGANAVEHQVKSAALSTGLTWWKAQRFVIMPLLLRVIVPNLTTEFVTIFKSSSIAMTVGVAETSYLTQNLGLQTFHWIEANTLGTMVYLTCAWAVAGSMAIIEHCVRVPGLLRREGTDPHVSAR; encoded by the coding sequence ATGCAGATAGAATTTGACTGGTCCGTGCTCTGGCGCGCGCCCTATGGCGATTGGGTCGCGAGCGCAATTCTGACGACCATCGAGCTTTCGCTCGTCTCCTGGGTAATCGCACTCTTCCTCGGCACGATCATTGGCATCCTGCGCGCCTCACCGCATCGCCCGATGCGAATGTTGGCCACGGCGCATGTGGAGGTCTTCCGCAACATTCCCCTCCTGGTGCAGCTGTTTTTTGCGTATTACGTGCTGCCCAGACTCTTGCCCATGGAACTGCGTCGCGAGCTTTTCGACCTTGGCTGGGAAATGGGGAGCGCCATCTTGACGCTCTCGCTCTACAGCTCGGCCAAGATTGCTGAACACGTTCGCGCCGGAGCCAATGCGGTAGAGCACCAGGTGAAATCCGCCGCCCTCTCGACCGGACTCACGTGGTGGAAAGCACAGCGCTTCGTCATCATGCCGCTGCTTCTGCGCGTCATTGTGCCAAACCTTACAACTGAGTTCGTGACCATCTTTAAAAGTTCGTCGATCGCCATGACGGTCGGTGTCGCCGAGACATCATACCTAACCCAGAATCTTGGATTGCAGACCTTTCATTGGATCGAGGCGAATACGCTCGGAACGATGGTCTATCTCACCTGTGCATGGGCGGTTGCCGGGTCGATGGCGATCATCGAGCATTGCGTTCGGGTTCCCGGCTTGCTACGGCGCGAGGGTACGGATCCGCATGTCAGTGCTCGTTGA
- a CDS encoding amino acid ABC transporter permease produces the protein MSVLVDNLGALILALLLLNVKLTCIAILIALPIASTFAVARLSTNPLLYYPVTIYVNVLRSSPLLMILFWAYYTGPMLTGQASSAERAALIALTAFEVAYFTEIVRTGIQSIPMSQRRAGLATGLTSRLVTQLIILPQALRRMLPSLLTQSIIAFQDSTIASIIGVPDVAQVATILNAREQRPIQLYGGLAIMFFVICYALSHLVRGLERRTAKRITGIGAAA, from the coding sequence ATGTCAGTGCTCGTTGACAACCTCGGAGCGCTGATCCTCGCGCTTCTATTGTTGAATGTGAAATTGACATGCATCGCAATCTTGATTGCATTGCCAATTGCCTCGACTTTTGCAGTCGCCCGACTCTCCACTAATCCGCTGCTCTATTATCCGGTGACGATATACGTGAACGTGCTGCGCAGCAGTCCGCTCTTGATGATCCTGTTTTGGGCTTATTATACCGGTCCGATGCTGACGGGACAGGCGAGCAGCGCCGAGCGGGCGGCGTTGATTGCTCTAACTGCGTTTGAGGTTGCATATTTTACCGAGATCGTGCGAACGGGCATCCAGTCGATCCCAATGAGCCAGCGGCGCGCGGGCTTGGCCACGGGCCTGACATCTCGTCTGGTGACGCAGCTGATCATCCTGCCGCAGGCATTGCGGAGAATGCTTCCGTCGCTGTTGACGCAAAGCATCATTGCTTTTCAGGACTCGACGATTGCGAGCATCATCGGCGTACCCGACGTAGCCCAGGTGGCGACAATTCTGAACGCGCGCGAGCAGCGACCGATCCAGCTCTATGGCGGCTTGGCCATCATGTTTTTTGTAATCTGCTATGCCCTCAGCCATCTCGTCAGAGGACTGGAGCGGCGGACTGCGAAGCGAATAACCGGCATCGGTGCAGCCGCCTAA
- a CDS encoding NnrS family protein — MASRFVCPVTGIDVGQMSDEISRMAVFSAGFRSFFLLAPLYAVAAMAVWVPLWQGHVAMALPVPSPYWHGHEMLFGYATAVLAGFLLTAVPNWTGAAPVAGGRLALLVAVWVAARGSAWVPELVPVSIAATLDLAFLPLLGLLVAPAILRSNARRNGVFLIALALMTLVDLRYQLVALGSDWGDAAWSLRIGLGLFTLLIAVVGGRIVPSFTANWLKSQAEDKLVRDESWRDRAAVAVLLALVLAEAASAPDIVVGGLAAGAALLHAWRMIGWRSLETLRQPILWALHLGYAWLVAGLGLKAAALLGGLIPETAAIHALTAGTIGTMTVAVMSRAALGHSGRPVVASRTTVAAYGLVTLAAVLRVAAGALIGPYDGALIGAAGIAWILGFAAFLFAYSPLLLMRGRP; from the coding sequence TTGGCCAGCCGTTTCGTCTGCCCCGTGACCGGCATCGATGTCGGCCAGATGTCGGATGAGATATCGCGGATGGCGGTATTCTCGGCGGGATTCCGGTCGTTCTTCCTGTTGGCGCCGCTCTATGCCGTTGCGGCGATGGCGGTCTGGGTGCCGCTGTGGCAGGGGCACGTCGCTATGGCGTTGCCGGTGCCGTCGCCCTATTGGCACGGGCACGAGATGCTGTTCGGCTATGCCACGGCCGTTCTTGCCGGGTTTCTGCTGACGGCGGTGCCGAATTGGACCGGTGCGGCCCCGGTGGCCGGCGGTCGTCTTGCCCTCCTCGTTGCCGTCTGGGTTGCGGCTCGCGGCTCGGCGTGGGTCCCTGAGCTGGTTCCAGTATCGATTGCCGCCACGCTGGATCTGGCTTTTCTGCCGCTGCTCGGGCTTCTGGTGGCACCCGCCATCCTTCGCTCCAATGCGCGGCGGAACGGCGTGTTCCTGATCGCCCTCGCCCTCATGACCCTGGTCGACCTCCGCTACCAGCTGGTCGCGCTCGGATCGGATTGGGGCGATGCCGCCTGGAGTCTTCGTATCGGCCTCGGCCTCTTCACCCTGCTCATTGCCGTCGTCGGTGGACGCATTGTCCCATCCTTCACGGCGAACTGGTTGAAGAGCCAAGCCGAGGACAAGCTTGTTCGCGACGAATCTTGGCGCGATCGCGCGGCTGTGGCGGTTCTTCTCGCTCTCGTCCTCGCCGAGGCAGCTAGCGCGCCGGATATCGTCGTCGGTGGCCTCGCAGCCGGAGCAGCTCTATTGCATGCCTGGCGCATGATCGGCTGGCGGAGCCTGGAAACGCTGCGCCAGCCGATCCTGTGGGCGTTGCATTTGGGATATGCCTGGCTGGTTGCCGGCCTTGGACTCAAGGCGGCGGCGTTGCTAGGCGGTCTCATACCTGAGACGGCAGCCATCCATGCGCTGACCGCGGGCACCATCGGCACGATGACCGTGGCGGTGATGTCGCGCGCCGCTCTTGGCCACAGCGGTCGCCCGGTGGTGGCGAGCCGGACGACCGTTGCCGCCTATGGGCTGGTGACGCTGGCGGCTGTCCTCCGTGTCGCCGCCGGCGCCTTGATCGGGCCGTACGACGGCGCGCTCATCGGAGCCGCCGGGATCGCCTGGATCCTTGGCTTCGCGGCGTTCCTCTTCGCCTATAGCCCACTCCTCTTGATGCGCGGTCGTCCGTGA